In Glandiceps talaboti chromosome 6, keGlaTala1.1, whole genome shotgun sequence, one DNA window encodes the following:
- the LOC144436735 gene encoding histone H2A-like codes for MFGFGKGSRVRRNSRSDRAGLAFPVSRIHRYLRKGKYAQRVGECTPVYLAAVLEYLIAELTELAGNVAKSRNRWRIAPRHLYLAIRTDFELDRLLNNVTVAQGGALPLHIQASLELEKKTQDKSK; via the coding sequence ATGTTTGGATTCGGTAAAGGAAGTAGAGTTAGACGAAATAGTCGATCTGACAGGGCTGGTTTGGCATTCCCTGTCAGTCGTATTCACCGATACCTTCGCAAGGGCAAATACGCTCAGCGTGTGGGTGAGTGTACCCCGGTCTACTTGGCTGCTGTTCTCGAATACTTGATTGCAGAACTCACTGAGTTAGCTGGCAACGTGGCCAAGTCCAGGAATAGATGGAGAATTGCTCCTCGACATTTGTATCTGGCTATACGTACAGATTTCGAACTGGACAGACTTCTGAATAACGTCACCGTTGCCCAGGGTGGTGCATTGCCGTTACATATCCAGGCATCATTAGAATTGGAAAAGAAGACCCAAGACAAATCCAAGTAA